The Pyxicephalus adspersus chromosome 1, UCB_Pads_2.0, whole genome shotgun sequence sequence ACTTTATCACACTCCtgtgatatatacatttatactttcCCCAGCAGCACAGACATTGGGGAAATAAGTTCTCCCAGTGTGCTGCACAAGGACATTGCCTTCACTCTGCCCCTATCTATATACACATATAGGGGTCACATAGCACTGAAATTGTGATAGGGGCATGCATGgtcctaaggctatgtacaccttagatttggaaaggatctttcatgtacatacagcgccattctgctccatggagaggggaggagggagaacaaaggagcggcaccccgctgtgctctcctccacttGCATTacggttgttcatggatctgccaggacggatccgtGAACGACatcagacgagcgctgtacacacgtcagattattgtccaataccagccctaaggcgattatcggacgagaattatctgacgtgtgtacgcagccttagacaAAAGCTAGAAGATATATAGTAGCCAGTGATTTTGTTTAGTGATTTGCTGTGCTGGATCTCCAAACGACTGACACCTTTGTGAACAGCACCTGTTGTTTCCTAATGGGACGCAGCCCAGCACCTCGTGCTTGTCCTACCCTCCGTACAGACTTTAACCATCATTGCACTCTGGTGCCCATGGACATAGGCCCAATTCTGGGCATGTGGAGGAGCAACCTGAAGACTCCTGGGATTCGTGATGTACAAATCTAAGGGGGCTCTGCAGTCCCAGTCAGTCTTTAAGACAGAAGTAGAGGGGCTTTttttgtggtgataggtccactttaagatggCACACCTTAAAAACCTGGGTGATAATGCTATACACTGGGGTCTCTATAAATGTCAGGTATCTTTGTGctctgatattttttaaatgtttagctcACAGATAGCTGATGTTTTACCATTGTTGGATTAAGTCCCAGGGACCCATTGGTTCACTGGTGTACACATCCACCGCAGGCAATATTAGGGGGTTCCATCTATATATTGGATTTTACACTTAGTTTGCCTATAGTGAGCACTGGAGAAGTACTTCCTATTATTTGCTGTCTTTGATATACAAGTATTGTGCATAGTTTATTATTTGTGATTATGTTTCCTTGATGAAGGGATCCTTCAATCTTAAAACATTGGCTTTTCTTTGACATTTATAATAAGACAAGAATACTGTATTTTGCCGTGctggttacttttttttccatacattcTACACTGTGCCATTGGTGATTGCTATTAAAGTTCCCTTTCTCTTTTGCAAGGTTTGCTGTAAGGTGTGCATTCCTTTCACAAATATTGTCACATTGGGGACATTTTTCAGAGATCTACCCAAAGAAAGGGAAATCGCCCACAGTTGTCACCAGACCACATTGAAAGATTTCACCATTGCCTATGTTCCAGGGACATCCCAACATGCCTGTCATgttgtatgcaaaaaaaacaaaaaaaaaaaagactttagatatactttttagTCTTTTCAAAAGGGGGTACACAGACTGTTTGCCAGAAAATGCAAATGCCCCCCACCGCCTCGGTTTAATAAAGATTACTACTTTGCACCAGCCTTAAGGGATCAGCCTTATTGTCAGATAGTGTTTGCCACTCTGAAAGTAGAGAATACTGAAGGCCACAAGGGAGTTTGATTAGTGTCTGCAGTGATAACATGAGAGTTATTGAAGTCTtggaatatttctttatacaggctctgcaatatttataatttgtatttttcaggATTTCAACATTAAAATACCATTTGACAAGAAATCTCTGGATGCTGTTCTGTCTGTTCCTAAAGTTCATGGCGGTGTATTATATGGAGTTATTCTTACACATGGTGCCGGAGGTGACATGAACTTTGTTCACTTGGTTTCTCTAGCAAACCACTTGGCATCTCATGGATTGCTCTGTCTACGATTTACATGCAAAGGACTTAATCTAGTTTACAGAACCAAAGCTTACAATGCTGTGTTggtatgtaatttattattattactagtaatATCAGGTTTATTGCAAAAATTCTCTGTCATTTGGTAAAACTCTATCAAGAAGATAAGACACAACACTGCAGTTCCATCATCAATTTATCTTCTCATATGTTCTGCCGTTTAGCACTGGTCTGGGTTTTTGCCATACATTTTATGTGCCATACTTGCTGTCTTTTATTCTTGCCAACTTGTAGCTAGCTAAATCAGTCATAAAGCTATGCAATCCAAACTGAACTTTTGCTGGAATGTATGTGAAAACAGTAAGTAGCTCTCCAGATCTTGACAGATCAAATAATGTAGAGATGTCCACATTTGCTATAAAAGTTGAGTTCTGGCCAACCTATTGATCTTCCTATGCAGGGCAGGCTCAGGAGGTATCAGATCCatacacttaagctgcgtacacacgtccagcGGTTCTCGCCTGATTATCGGCTCAGGGCCGCCATTGGGCGAggatctgacgtgtgtacagcgccagtcatccattgtccgaaccaccgtcctggcggatccttggactatggacatttaaggatcctaatgcaagtaaagggagGGAGCgcgcaacagggtgccgctccatcactctccccccccccacataaagcagaatggtgctgtatgtacaacactcgttcatgcatcatgcagtgcaagtcattggaaaggatcgggaAAGATCCTTTGAAACTACtaatttgcatgtgtgtatgcggctttactgtTCTACCTAATTTCATATGATCAGTTTGAATTGCTTTGATTTGGTACAGGTTTAGTTGATtgagtaagaaaaaaaggaacctgGAGCACTTTCAAAGGAAGCATATGTAAAATCATCTGATGTAGTTTCTTGTTACAGGCTTTTATACCATGTATTTTCACCTAGTCATTTTGTCAGTAAAATACTATACTAGTTCTAGGATGACAATTTCCATCTCAGTATGCTGCATTAGAACAAGAGAAAACACATAAGACTAAATGACTTCATCCCCCTACTTTTGTCCATAACATAGAGGGGCATGGCTCTGTACATATCAAAGATAGCTAAGAACAATGTAAATGATAACATTCAGAAGACACTGTGCACAGAAAGTTATgagctcacaagatttctggcaggatatACAAGTATTTTTGCACTaagtaaacagatataaaaatgatttacctgACTAAAAGAACCAAATTACTGGGAAATATTTTGTAGCTTTACATGCACTTTAGAGCACATACTGACAGTCCTGTTCAGGCCATATATATTCATAAGGTATAAGTGACATCACCCCATTTATCTTGCTGGTAATACGAGTTGCAGAAATCTGTAGAAAGATATATATACTGGTTTAGGTATCATGTTTCATAGCCTTCCTGCAGAATTTCAATGCGATCGGTAATACAGCAATTTCTGGGCAGAAGCGTTACATATTATAGGCCTCAGGAACCATGAATATATatgtaagctttgtttttgttttgttgtttttagaacTCGTCATgtcttatatttttcttttagaagtACATGAAATCTCTTGAGGAATATAACGTTGGTGGTATTTTCCTTCTAGGTGAGCGGTCTTTTTTAATGCAGATATGACTCCTTAACATTTACTGTGTCATTCGTTTTGATTGTATTAGCTGAACAATGCTATTATAACTCAGaatttattgaaatgaaaacaGGTATTTAAtgctaattttcttttattcttttatataaacGAAGAATTGAATTCCACATAAAAGCACAAATTTTACAAGAAACTGGTCATGACACAACATTGCCATTGTTCAATCATATAAAGTGCACACTGtcatccctttttttcctttactacaTTGTGTGTCACTGCGTTTTACTGGTTCCCTACTAGTTCCAGGTCaataattttatgcaaaaaaaagcagaaatcgGGATAACAGCcccaaagcaataaaaatattttaacaaggaCAGCTTTCATATTTTTTGCACGCTAACAGGTTTCTTTTACCCACACCTACATCAGTCAGTTGTATTGTTTTCAAATGGTAATTTATTACAACTGTTATATACTTGTTTATATAAATTCAcctatttgtaataatattacaagTATGTAAtatcttttgttctttttctcaCTTAATGGaagaattaaaagaaacataACTCTCATCTCTCCCCCTGTACTCCTCCCCTGGTCCACCTTTACCACTACTACGCCTCTCTATCCCTGCAACTACTTGTACTAGTTCTTCTGTCCACAACCAACCATCACTATCTGTacattttcacaatatatatgtCCCCTACCaacatattgtaatatgtattattatgttgaCTGTGTATTGCCACATCTGTCAATGTACCATCACATCCTAGTGCTAAGAGTATGTACCAAGTCAGCTGATTGTTTTGGAGACATATTACAAGTAAATCTTCACAAACCttactttatacatatttatcagCATGTAATAGTCATACCATTTTAGTCTTATGCCAATGAATATTTCTGGCTCATTTCTCTTTATCATGTTATTctattctttgttttcttctgtCCAAAAGGATATAAGCCCCCACATAATGTTTTGTCTAAGGGCCCCCACGGACTTGAAAGTAGAGTGTAAACATGCATTCACTCACCAGTGtagttattacttttatttattactatacaaGTTATTCACCAGATTGCattcaaaataaaagtattaaaaaacttTGAGGAGTGACATAATGGTTATTAACATTACATACAGAATGGACtccacaacagttttttttttgttgtttttcctatttttgcacAGGCCGATCTCTGGGGTCCCGTGCTGCTGCTTGTGTTACGAGAGGAGCCTGTGAAGAAGATGATGGGGCAGTCCTAGGCCTGATTTGCTTATCATATCCTTTACACGCTCCCAATGCGAAGGGCAAGCTCCGAGATGAAGATATTTTGCAGATAACAAAACCGATGATGTTTATCTCTGGTTCAGCAGATGAGATGTGTGATAAGGTAAACATAAACGTAATATAAACagtttctcttttatataaaccTATTCACACCCCTGGAAATTGTCTTGTCTTCCTTACATGTTGTATCACTGTGATTATAGTTACTTAGTATGTACTTTAAccagtacatttatttaattacatcAGGCAATTTTTTGGAAGGAGGGATCACCAATGGCAGTTTTTACGTTTCTCTCAGTATAATCTCCCTAAAACTGAATTCAACCAGATATAGCACTCAAATCAATCTTTTTGTTATTGTAATTAAACaactatttgtatttataatttgcaAATAATGTACCTAATTTTGACCTATTAGCTGTTTTGCAGTCTTTCTTTAACAAAGCTAGTGTTGGAGCAATCTGCAGAACAAGAAACCAGTCTGTGCATGTGCTGGCCGAAAGCATTCCAATAGGACAGAATAATGAGATCACTGCACTGCTTCTCTTTTTTACTATCCATTACCACACTGGGAGTGGGTCCAGGACTGCctgaggaagtgggttgaatgatgctacCCATGAGAAAGAGAACATTAAGTGCCAGAAACCCACTGTATGAGATATACTAATTTCTGATCCTGGGTTGTGTTAAGCTGACCAACTCTTAGGTCCTGGTACAGGTAAAACAGCTGACTAAGGAGACTTGCCAGGTAAGCAGGATAAGcaacataatgtaaataattcttCATATTCTTTCTTCATAATAGGCATGTCAGCATTGGACATTCATTGGTTGATAGTGTCTTAAGTTATATTATTCTTTGCAGAATGTACTTTTAATTACCATCTCTTATTTTAGGCTTTGATGATGAAGACAATCCATAAAATGAAAGTTCCTGTACAAATCCACTGGGTTGAAAATGCCAATCATGGAATGACTGCCAAAGGAAAGACAATGAGTGATGTTATGACAGAAATAAATGAACAGACTTTGTCCTGGATTCAAGAAGCACTTAAGCTGTAAATATTAGTATTACTTTTACTTAGGAAAAATACAAGCCTCCTTTATTTTGTTGGCTGAAGCAATCATTAAAACAGTGGTCATGTACGGATGAAGTTTGAACTACCACTAAAATACTGCTTACTCTCTAATTTACAGCAGCATACATTAGcagttattaaacattttctatttggAGCCCATACCAAGATATACGTTTAACTGCTAGTGCTTAGTGCTGTTGGTAGTACTGCAGCATTGGTTCTTGTAAAATGACATTCCAAGTTCCTGTTACATCAAAAAAACACATTCTCCTTGAACTATGTTTTTAGTTATAACATTACTGAACCACACCTTTGGCAACTTACCCTAGTGCAATAAAATTATATGGTACAGTTAATAACTATAGTTACATGTTAAGAGAAAGCTGCCATAATATTTGGGCTGCCATTGTTCATCTACTTCTAAGAGAAGGGCGGGGGGCAACTGCTTAAATAGCAGGGCTGTTTGTCTAAAAATTTATTCTATGGCAGGTCATCTTCAAGCAGTAATGATGACACATCCTTGATTCTAttgatctatttttttctgtttttttttcttttacgcAAGTCCATTTGAAAATTGGTTTTGTTTATCTGATTTTAAATTGTTGaaaatatattatgataaatacattaaagccaacaatatatatgtattgatgTAATCTTTGAACTCTTAAAAAAATAAGCTCACCTTTTCCATATACTTGAGCAGCACTTCTTTCTTCCAGCACATGTATGACACCCTCTCCATACTACATGCTAACACCCAGCAAAATGAGTAAGCACAATTTAGCTTCCATAGACGCATCTGTAGAATAGGTTGACTTGCCGGGATGGCCATAGATTCCCCCATCATTGAACAGGCTCAATGAATACAAAGGACTAGCAATACTTTCCCAGCTCTGACATTGGAGCATATGTGGTGCTTAAGTCCTCCCCCCTGCTTTATGGCAACAAAACAGAAAGAACTTGACCTATCTGTAATATGATTTTCCGAAAGCTCAACTGCTACTGTCTGTTAGCCAGAATATAAAACTCAAACAAATTTGTATAGAATAAACCTGTGCAATCCATCAAGGGATGACTGAACAGATGCCTTCTCATGGCTTCCCTGGATATAGATAACAATTTTTCATGGTGATCCTCCCAAACATACCTTGACTGTCTATAGAAACTTAATAGACTTAAAGTGCACCTTTTTTTAAGAAACTAATGTGAGTACAACTGCTGGCCTCTAATTTGATAATACTTGACTGGTTGTCATAGTTCTATGTTGGCTTCAATGCTGTAAGTCACTAATGCACAACAAGCGATTCTGTTATTTGCTACAGTCACATCCAGGTTTGTgtcaagcaactagcattttcaggtgCTTGTCAGCAGTTCCAGTACATCTTACATATTCTTTAAGATTAggagtaatacaaaataaaatatacaaatattttgtaaaacttaaCCAAATGCTGTGACGTGTCATAAAATTTTTCCTGCAGCAATTCCTTTTACAATTTGTGATGTAACTAACTCTGGTAACTCTGGTGATCTGTAAAAGTGTATTTATGCTTGCCAACAATATCAAATCAGAATAAGTCTAGACCTGAACTCGGTTTTATAGGTTTTTAGAAGGATGGGAAACGGTTGGGTAAAACTAAAATGCAACTTCTTGCTCGGGCTTAGGCGCTAATTTCCAAATTTAAATAACACTGAAAATAAGACAATCTGTGTGCTTTATGTACCGACAGTAAATAATTTACTGCATGCAGGGAACAAAGCAGTTGACACATGTTCCGAATCTAGCTCCTACAGAGACTCTGTCGGAAGCATTTTCTAACATCTGTTCTCAAGAGTATGGCCTAACAATCTCTTCATTAACTGCAAATAGGAGATTTGAAAACAAGTAGATGTTCTGATTTACAAGAAATCCGGCAGAGAGTGATGAATGGACCATATGGACACAAGTCTGAAAAGCAACTTTTGTTTAACTGTTACAACTAAACCTAAATCAGAATCAAGTTAAAAAGAGAAGTTACGAATTGCAATACtcattgcaaaattatttttacactaATTCATGAAATCATATGGTCTAGGTAAAAAATATTAGCCTTAATATGAATTGGGTAGGGATTGCGCTATTTTTTAAGGTACTGCTTCTGATAGTCATACTTTATTTTGGGTCAGATTCCACTGAATTCAGGGGTCATCATAAAAGCCAGCAACTAGTATTTTTGGAAGAGTGTTAGCATGCATATTTCTCTCattacaaatttactttaaaacctcCCGGGGAGCTCAAGGAGGTATCCAACCATAGGAGACTGCAGTGCATAAATGTTTGCAGTTTAGGGGTCACTGTAAGAAAacccaactgatttttttttatcattttacatatgTTTAACACATATGGCTGATAAGAAATGTGCAAAATGCCTTCAAAGTGATCTATACAGAAAGATTAggaactgccattgctgacctgtttaaaaaatacagcgTACCTGGATGGTGTTTCAATCTTCTGCTTTTtattaccttctgaatcactAACCCAGAATGAGTACACAGCTCAGAGTTTCAGATACTTATAGCACAATTTGTACCACAGTCAGCTACATGCTTGTTACATCTTTGTAAACGAAAAAATCACTTTTACATTCAAGCAATTAGAATTCTTAGAAGATGTACAGCGATGGTAGCTTTTATAATCTCTACAGGTACAGGTCCAAGTGAAAAGCAATTTACGGTGGTCTGACTTAGGATAAATGGATTCCGATTGGCTGACTTAATTAACTGCCTTTTGCACTTAACTCCTTGAACTGTGCATtgaaaaaggttacaaaaagGAATATCAACCATTATCTTTTTACAATAAGCAGTTTTGAAGAAGATTGGATAATTCTGCAATGTGAAAAACTATAAACATCTGTTAGAAAATGGTACCCAgtgtcattttctttattttcagatacACCAATTTGTTTTCGTATCCTTCTGACAGGGAAGCTGCTGATTATGTCATTTGACCAAAAGAAGGACTTACCCTGGGCAGTGTCACTGTGCCAGTCAATAACTCAtatatatccagggtaattcTCATTCAGTACATGGACCTTTTCATGTCCCCTAGTGTTATGGTCTGGTATAGgtataggaaatagcccactcatatatgaccAGGCTAATTCACATCCAGTACAAGCACAGGTAGTGGATAGTAGTTATCCATGATATAtgtgagtgggctatttcctattccTATACTGGACCTAACACTAGTGAGCATCATAAGGTCCTTGCACTGGACAGGAAATAGCCCACTTAAACATGAGCAGGCTAAATCTCATCCAGTACAAGTACCCaattattccttagtggtcatgTCAAATATTTGGATAGAAAATAACCCATTATAtataagcaggctatttcccatccagtacaaggacctttttaTCCCCCCTAGTGTTAGGGTccggtatagggataggaaatagcccactcatatatattcagggtaattcccatccagtactaGTGCTTGTACTGGATGTAAATTAGCCTGATCATATATGAGTGAACTTTTTCCTATCcctatactggacctgaccactagtgTATCATAAGTTCCTTGTACTGAATGGGAATTGCCCAggatatatatgagtgggctatttcctatccaaatactggacccAACCACTAAGAGGCAT is a genomic window containing:
- the TEX30 gene encoding testis-expressed protein 30 produces the protein MGDSTQDFNIKIPFDKKSLDAVLSVPKVHGGVLYGVILTHGAGGDMNFVHLVSLANHLASHGLLCLRFTCKGLNLVYRTKAYNAVLKYMKSLEEYNVGGIFLLGRSLGSRAAACVTRGACEEDDGAVLGLICLSYPLHAPNAKGKLRDEDILQITKPMMFISGSADEMCDKALMMKTIHKMKVPVQIHWVENANHGMTAKGKTMSDVMTEINEQTLSWIQEALKL